The sequence tgacaaagctctgaatttaagaatggacaatctgacaacgctctgaatttaagaatggacaacctgacaatgctctgaatttaagaatggaatatctgacaatgctctgaatttaagaatggaaaatctgacaacgctctgaatttaagaatggacaatctgacaacgctctgaatttaagaatggacaatctgacaaagctctgaatttaagaatggacaatctgacaaagctctgaatttaagaatggacaatctgacaacgctctgaatttaagaatggacaatctgacaacgctctgaatttaagaatggacaatctgacaacgctctgaatttaagaatggacaatctgacaacgctctgaatttaagaatggacaatctgacaacgcactgaatttaagaatggacaatctgacaacgctctgaatttaagaatggacaatctgacaaagctctgaatttaagaatggacaatctgacaaagctctgaatttaagaatggacaatctgacaacgctctgaatttaagaatggacaatctgacaacgctctgaatttaagaatggacaacctgacaacgctctgaatttaagaatggacaatctgacaacgctctggatttaagaatggacaatctgacaacgctctgaatttaagaatggacaatctgacaacgctctaaTTTTatgaatggacaatctgacaacgctttgaatttaagaatggacaatctgacaacgctctgaatttaagaatggacaatctgacaaagctctgaatttaagaatggacaatctgacaaagctctgaatttaagaatggacaatctgacaaaggTCTGAATTTAAGATTGGACaacctgacaacgctctgaatttaagaatggacaatctgacaacgctctgaatttaagaatggacaatctgacaacgctctgaatttaagaatggacaatctgacaaatctctgaatttaagaatggacaatctgacaaagctctgaatttaagaatggacaatctgacaacggtctgtatttaagaatggacaatctgacaacgctctgaatttaagaatggacaatctgacaacgctctgaatttaagaatggacaatctgacaacgctctgaatttaagaatggacaatctgacaacgcactgaatttaagaatggacaatctgacaacgctctgaatttaacgaatgggacaatctgacaacgctctgaatttaagaatggacaatctgacaacgctctgaatttaagaatggacaatctgacaaagctctgaatttaagaatggacaatctgacaacgctctgaatttaagaatggacaatctgacaacgctctgaatttaagaatggacaatctgacaacgctctgaatttaagaatggacaatctgacaacgcactgaatttaagaatggacaatctgacaacgcactgaatttaagaatggacaatctgacaacgctctgaatttaagaatggacaatctgacaaagctctgaatttaagaatggacaatctgacaaagctctgaatttaagaatggacaatctgacaacgctctgaatttaagaatggacaatctgacaacgctctgaatttaagaatggacaatctgacaacgctctgattttaagaatggacaatctgacaacgctctgaatttaagaatggacaatctgacaacgctctgaatttcaGAATGGACAATCTTAcaaagctctgaatttaagaatggacaatctgacaaagctctgaatttaagaatggacaatctgacaaagctctgaatttaagaatggacaacctgacaacgctctgaatttaagaatggacaatctgacaacgctctgaatttaagaatggacaatctgacaacgctctgaatttaagaatggacaatctgacaacgctctgaatttaagaatggacaatctgacaacgctctgaatttaagactggacaatctgacaaagctctgaatttaagaatggacaatctgacaaagctctgaatttaagaatggacaatctgacaacgctctgaatttaagaatggacaatctgacaacgctctgaatttaagaatggacaatctgacaacgctctgaatttaagaatggacaacctgacaaagctctgaatttaagaatgggcaatctgacaacgctctgaatttaagaatggacaacctgacaatgctctgaatttaagaatggaaaatctgacaacgctctgaatttaagaatggacaatctgacaacgctctgaatttaagaatggacaatctgacaacgctctgaatttaagaatggacaatctgacaacgctctgaatttaagaatggacaatctgacaacgctttgaatttaagaatggacaatctgacaacgctctgaatttaagaatggacaatctgacaacgctctgaatttaagaatggacaatctgacaatgctctgaatttaataagaatggacaatctgacaacgctctgaatttaagaatggacaatctgacaacgctctgaatttaagaatggacaatctgacaacgctctgaatttaagaatggacaatctgacaaagctctgaatttaagaatggacaatctgacaacgctctgattttaagaatggacaatctgacaacgctctgaatttaagaatggacaatctgacaacgctctgaatttaagaatggacaacctgacaacgctctgaatttaagaatggaaaatctgacaatgctctgaatttaagaatggacaatctgacaacgctctgaatttaagaatggacaatctgacaacgctctgaatttaagaatggacaatctgacaacgctctgaatttaagaatggacaatctgacaacgctctgaatttaagaatggacaatctgacaacgctctgaatttaagaatggacaatctgacaacgctctgaatttaagaatggacaatctgacaacgcactgaatttaagaatggacaatctgacaacactctgaatttaagaatggacaatctgacaacgctctgaatttacgaatgcaCTCTGAGCGCTCTCTGGCACTCCAGGTTAAATGTATGAACACACCCTAAGATAAATGAGATCTACTTCCCTATGGCCTTTCATTATGTCATAATAATCTAGCTTTGATGATTCCATGGTGGGCTTTATCCACACATCCAATAAAAACAGGACTCCATTATGTAGCAAACAAATGGTAAAGGGCAGAACATTCTCTATGGTATTTAGTGGCCTTGCAGGCATAATGGTTCGAGGCTATCACTGTTCCCTGCTAGATCTTATCAATAAATGGGAACGCCACTGCTTTGATGTATGGACCTGGCAATGTTGCAGCTGGATGGTCATAATTGTCACCTGTTCCCTTTACATTGACTCATGCTCTTGgagttagtgagtgtgtgtgtatgatgccAGTCgttttcttgtgtgtgtgtgtgtgtgtgtgtgttttagtgagCTATGGAGCTATGGAAAGACAGCCCGTTTGTTAAGACAGTAAATCTTGGTCCGTCATGGAATGACTCTACAACCTTTATAGTTAAAAAAAATTGTCCTGAGCTTAGCCATGAATTTCTATGTCAACATCATCCACTGACCcttactctctccttctcttctcgaTTGCAGAATCCATGGAGGCTCTGGCAAGTCTGAAGGGCAGGACCACCCAGCAGTTCTTCTTCAATCTCACCTCCATCCCTGGAGAAGAGCTCATCACCTCTGCAGAGCTCCGGGTCTACAGGGACCAGGTCCTAGGGGCCACAGCAGCTCCCACTCGTAACACCAGTCACAACAGCAGTAACCGCTCCAGTACCAATACCAGTACCAGTGTTGGTGGCATCCATCGTATCAACGTGTACGAGGTGTTTGGAGCCCCTGCATCTCCCCATGGGGAACCCCTGACACGCCTCCTGGACACTCGGCTGGTGCAGGATTCTCTGAGCCGCTGGGAAAGCTTCGACGTCAGCCCCGCCGTGTCCCAGTGGTCCTCCGGGGGGAGCCAGAACCACGGATTCATGGTGGAGGTGTTCCACCCAGACACCCAGGGGGGCGAGGAAGCCCAGAGACAGAGCAGGCACGTCAGGGTGAGCCGCTCCCTTCACGAGGACCAGGACTCATGGCCCCAGGCTCGACCCCTGCTGGTGACCTACAGTCATGACGGGCGGGGGAACGCGGTGCTGCACAGGGACAAGAGACAGGCAGCAGGCCACAGGAAACAGAGAAGGAAGCATCAACACAAGGCCAACTGCCACAGACACGAACTCGACGTGGACTTCAGCGAAGTGGGCTGGAACGAGTGGATAGTGGCGCCCCCTGGCTACCATGCCTTCTACTGCCACGGGGTATGTCCCTTCCCATTGGCCGACCACCTCAACTCCACCAACCACGCCATCGTTCAGACGCTGGTCAACTCTGTGAACTCCAACATCCCCCGGGCGTGCTGCGTGCCCACAGAGCTCAGCCCCATATCACTGCTCTATCTGGACGAGTATGAGAAGGTCATCCTCAAAAACTACCAGGacatggtggtggaggggtgtggcTGCCGgtgagacatacagagagagagagagagagagagagagagagagagagagagagagagagagggatgggatgaagggatggagactGAGAAGGACGTAGAGTGTGAGGCTATATGGACACCCGGTTTCCcaatgaaaatgttttatttaaatgaAAGGAAAGACACAAACAGAGCTATTTTGGGAGAAGAAGTACAAATAACTATATATGAATATATTTATGTCTAGTTAAAGTTgggaaaaataaatattttactTGGAGGAATAATCCTTTACTGGTTTTGAAAATGTATATCTGATGTACATTTCGAATTGGGTGCAATACCACATGAAGTATAATGCTCagatttttattttgtatttatttctaTTATAACCACTTTGTTTGTAAATAAATCATGTGTATTTATCGCGAGAAAACTCTTTGGTTGTTCTAATTGTCCCCCAACATGTCCAGCTGACTTCACAACGTGTGTTTGAAAACGTTCAAATCACACGAAGGATGTCAAGGGGTGAAAAGGTAACGGAGCTACAAACTTCTCCCACATAAATTAGCTGCAAAAAAAaacagcaaaaaaaaaacaagactaGGTTGAAAGCTAACTCTCTAAAACTGAATTGCCCAGATGAAGCATTTACAGTTACTATGATAAACATTGCTGGAGCATGGTGGTGTGTTTTGAAAAGGGTCCGTGTAAGTGTGGTGTAATGGCCTGCAATGGGGTATAGAATCACAGCAGGGTCCAGGGTAGTTACATCTATACAGCTGTTATAAGGTCTCTGGGGAGGACTAAGGAAAACACAGCGAGATATTTGCCTCCGCTACATGGCGTTGTACAGATCCCTGGGAATGAAGGCTGAGGTAAAAGTTAACCCCTGGGAATAGTTCAtttaaaagagaaagagagagagagagagagagagagagagagagagagagagagagagagagagagagagcgggtggagaagtagagagagaaaacaaacaaCCTGAGTTGTCTGTCGGTGTGCGAGGGATTTGAAGAGCGTCTGTGCTGTGAGTTTGTTTACTGTGCGATTTGAGACACGACAGCGAGCTAGGAGACAGAGACGCCAATAGGCCCTCGGCGAGACATGTGGTCTACAGCTGCTTTAATTAATAAAGATAAACAAACAGGCACACACCAGTGTACCTGCTACATATTGCACATGTTCAGACACATTCTACCCCTACGTGTTTTTGGCCACCTTCCTTTGTCATCTCGGTCTCCTATTCTTCTTATGTTGTGCTTTTGGCACCACCGGGAAAACCCTTGCCGGAATAGTTCTGTTAGGGAAATGAATGAACACTAACACAAACAACACTGTCATTGACAAACAACAGGGAATTATTGCTCATATCTTATTCATAGGGACAGATAATGGCAGGATGCGATGGCAAGAACCAAACATATCGTATGTCCAAGACAGCACGGGCATGAAGGTTAGGATGAATATCTTAATACTTGTATTGTTCTCGGAGAAGTAGTGCAGTCCCTCAGCCCTAAACGGAGTGACTTGGAACGCTTTTGAAAAGAGACAGCGGAAATACATACTGTAGCCACACTGCTGGGGGTAGAtaacgagagagtgagagacagagagaggcagagagaaagagagagaggaatgctTGTGGAGTTTCACGTACTTCTTTTTCCTGCTGTGTTTGCATTAGACAGGGTTTGGAACGGAACACAAGTCGTCTCGAGAATCTCTCAATATAATTTGTTTTATACGAGCGCACGTTGGAACCATGGAATGTTGGTTTCAAACTCAGACACATGCATGCACTCGTTTGCAGAGAGCAGCCCAACATGGTTGTGTTTTTAATCAGCTATACAAAGACTTTTGCTTTTTCTTCGGGGAAGAAACTGTACATTTGAACAAATACATGCTTTCAACTCACGTACTCGTCTATCATTTAATACTACAGCAGTTACATTTCCATACCGTTGACAGTAGAAATGGGGAAATGTCTTATCCCTAAGTCTGTAAGTCCTAAGATAATGACTTTTTCAGATATTTTGCCATTGTGTCTATTGACTTGTT is a genomic window of Oncorhynchus keta strain PuntledgeMale-10-30-2019 chromosome 19, Oket_V2, whole genome shotgun sequence containing:
- the LOC118398406 gene encoding bone morphogenetic protein 2-like, with the translated sequence MVAVFRSLMVLLLAQVLLGGAAGLIPEVGRRKYSESGKQSPEQSENFLNEFELRLLNMFGLKRRPNPSRQAVVPQYMVDLYRMHSANGDHSTKRPRSMGRHAERAASKANTIRSFHHEESMEALASLKGRTTQQFFFNLTSIPGEELITSAELRVYRDQVLGATAAPTRNTSHNSSNRSSTNTSTSVGGIHRINVYEVFGAPASPHGEPLTRLLDTRLVQDSLSRWESFDVSPAVSQWSSGGSQNHGFMVEVFHPDTQGGEEAQRQSRHVRVSRSLHEDQDSWPQARPLLVTYSHDGRGNAVLHRDKRQAAGHRKQRRKHQHKANCHRHELDVDFSEVGWNEWIVAPPGYHAFYCHGVCPFPLADHLNSTNHAIVQTLVNSVNSNIPRACCVPTELSPISLLYLDEYEKVILKNYQDMVVEGCGCR